Proteins from one Hydrogenispora ethanolica genomic window:
- a CDS encoding 4Fe-4S binding protein — protein MKHPGKMVPEVIKSLFKKPATTSYPKEKAMIPKNFRGKIKFDSQACIGCKICMRDCPAKAVQISPTDKEKVFKAKFYLDRCIYCAQCVDSCPRKALKSSSEFELAHYDREKLEEDQE, from the coding sequence ATGAAACATCCCGGGAAGATGGTTCCTGAGGTTATCAAATCGCTTTTCAAGAAGCCGGCCACGACCAGCTATCCCAAGGAAAAGGCGATGATTCCCAAGAACTTTCGCGGTAAAATCAAATTTGATTCCCAGGCTTGTATCGGTTGCAAGATCTGCATGCGGGATTGCCCGGCCAAGGCGGTTCAGATCTCTCCGACCGACAAAGAGAAGGTATTTAAGGCCAAATTTTATTTGGACCGTTGCATTTATTGCGCGCAATGCGTAGATTCCTGTCCCCGGAAAGCGCTAAAATCAAGTTCCGAGTTTGAGTTGGCCCATTATGACCGCGAGAAACTTGAGGAAGATCAGGAATGA
- a CDS encoding complex I subunit 1 family protein yields the protein MEIGANFFYMLVFPGLLFLSAYGMICEWVDRKLYARFQNRIGPPWYQPEADFIKLMAKEEIIPAAADPVMFRMLPIFALAAVLTAFLYIPVLGTQAIFSFEGDLVVVFYLLTIPTMTFFLAGWNSISLFSTLGSVRNLTQLFAYEVPLLLVLLGPALLAGTWSISGMNQFFTEHPAYLFVNIIGFVVALVAAQGKLERVPFDIPEAETEIVGGSFTEYGGKLLAIFRLAIDLEMVVVATLLSAVFWGGSLGLTPVWAFLFFVVKTLAIVVILTVFRTVTARVRIEQMMRFCWKYLAPAALLQLLIDVLFKMTVLK from the coding sequence ATGGAAATTGGAGCTAATTTCTTTTATATGCTGGTATTTCCCGGTCTGCTCTTTTTGAGCGCTTACGGGATGATTTGCGAATGGGTGGATCGGAAATTATATGCCCGTTTTCAAAACCGGATCGGTCCGCCATGGTATCAGCCCGAGGCTGATTTCATCAAACTAATGGCCAAAGAGGAGATCATCCCCGCAGCGGCGGATCCGGTGATGTTTAGAATGCTGCCCATCTTCGCGCTGGCCGCGGTGTTGACTGCTTTTCTGTATATTCCGGTATTGGGAACTCAGGCCATTTTCTCGTTTGAAGGCGATCTGGTGGTGGTCTTCTATTTATTGACCATTCCGACCATGACCTTTTTCCTGGCCGGGTGGAACTCGATTTCGCTCTTTTCTACATTGGGTTCGGTCCGGAATTTGACCCAGCTGTTTGCTTATGAAGTCCCATTGCTGTTGGTCTTGCTTGGACCGGCATTATTGGCGGGAACTTGGTCGATCAGCGGTATGAACCAATTCTTCACGGAACACCCCGCTTATCTGTTCGTTAATATCATTGGTTTTGTGGTAGCCTTGGTAGCAGCCCAGGGAAAACTGGAGCGGGTGCCATTTGACATTCCGGAGGCGGAGACGGAGATCGTCGGCGGCAGTTTTACTGAGTATGGCGGCAAACTTTTGGCCATCTTTCGCTTGGCCATCGATCTGGAAATGGTAGTGGTCGCCACGTTATTGTCGGCCGTCTTTTGGGGCGGTTCGCTCGGCCTCACGCCGGTGTGGGCTTTCTTATTTTTTGTCGTCAAGACTTTGGCAATCGTGGTCATCCTGACCGTTTTCCGGACGGTGACCGCCCGGGTCCGGATCGAGCAGATGATGCGCTTCTGCTGGAAGTATCTGGCGCCGGCAGCCTTGTTGCAACTCTTAATTGATGTGCTGTTTAAAATGACGGTTTTGAAATAA